The genomic window TACTCTGTACGGGTTTGGTGGTTAAAGATCAGATCTCTCCCTTAACTTTGACCaaaaggctcttttaagagccacccaaTTAATTTTAAAAGCTTTATGCCAAGGGTAATGCGAGTTATGAATTCAACTAACGCCCCGTTTCCAAACAGTTTCCTGTTGGTAATATGTGctaattgctattttgtgttttgacttggaaaaacacacttgtgtttgtgttgatgtgtgtaaataaacaccaataccagataagtttggatccctgtatgtttacagaactatgacaaaaagtatgacctcaaactgacagtctaccttgtgcacacagaaagcaaaagccagatgtgttttattCATCaatgtgtagttggcacattgtgtccTCAttatggcttgtgtttactgtttgatacgaaaaccccatttttacgaaggtgtgaagagttaagcaaggtgtgttggcTTTTGGAAGAGAACTagaatgttttgctgattgggtgaaaggttttcctatttatgtgtagagttttgcaaaaaaagccatagttacaaaaaatgtgcttaagcaatcagaaaaaactgtaactcaTAATGAAAACGTCCACCTAAAACGTCTACCAGGGTGGAGATTATGTGGAAATACCTCTCTGCAAAAAGCATGGATAAACCCtgtcattacagttttttctgattgcttaagcacattttttgtaactatggctttttcactgagacaaaacaaatcagtctacatcgggtcgtctctctcaaaattctgtctacatcacatgcaatgtcctagtccaaggcaccggaaaaatatattctggaatgacaatatccccacatgtagactgtttttttgtctgtttttttctcttctcactcttcctgctcactccatcatacccattgtacattacctgctgcttatttatagtgcttaggctgattgcaaagtgaactaattatctaaaacagttttcacatgagaaagtgtgccagagagttggcaaaatagtgtaaataatagccattgtgccgacagttgtgcaaagtgtgtgttacaaaattgcaaactgagtgcaaagcattttttaaatgtacttaCGCAATCAGACAAAACTGTAAACACTAAACCTCACTTTCTGAATCAAATGCTCAGTACTGTGAATGCATTTATGGAACCAATAAGTCTTCAGATAAAACCATAAACATTTAGCAGATTGCATTGACTCTTTTTGAAAAAACAAAAGTAATCATGAAAAAAACCCTATTCAGTGAAGAAGAAAGGaaatatacatttaaaaatgaaaaaaagtaaTAGTTCAAATCCATTTTGTAGTGTTCACACCATTTTGGAGTATAGGGCCATGCAAATTCACTCAGGGATTATATTCAGTTGAGGTGTAGAGTAGACACAGCAAAATATCAGCCTACTCTGAACAAATAAAATTGCTGAATTTACTTGATTATTGTGTAGATTGGTTGCACATGAATGCAATGTTTTAGAATAAGTCCAGCATTTCTAATTGATTCATGCGGTGTGATAACCCAATTTGATCAAGTAATCAACATAACATGtattaggcttaggcctacatgaaataGTCATTTAATTTCAATGTGATTGCGTTACACTGGTGGCATGTACTGAGATAGGCATTCATTAGTGTTGCAACATCAGTGTTAAAGAAGATGAAGTCAAGGTGAAGTCTTAAAATGAAACATGCTGAATATGTGGTGCCACAACCCTGTTTTCCTTTTTCCCCCCAGTATATATGCTTACCTATAATTCAATTTGAAAAAGTGGATTACTGAATTGGAATGACTATTTGAACAAAATAAGGATGTGTTTCAGTTAAAACTAGACTGTTTCATGTAATTGTAACACAATAAATTGGACAGCCCTGACGTTTCATTTTTTAAAGTGTGTGTTAATTTACCTCACTggttcagtagcctatacttAGGTGTTTCACATTGAACTTACATGATTCAGATGGATAAATGTATTGCTGTGTCAAAACATGTCAGTTCAATGTAATTACATTGTGTTTGAAAGACATGATATGAGTTtgtttaatttcatgttttgtgGTGACAAGCCTCTTTTCCTTTTGTCCCCAGTATATATGCTTACCTTGATTCAATCAGAAAAAGGGATTACTCAATTGGAATGACTGTTTGAACACAATAAGGTTCTGTTTAATTCAATACTAGACTGTTTTATGTAATTGTAACATAATATGGCTTGATAAATTAGACAGCTCTGACTTTTCATTTTTTAAAGTTTAGTGTGGCCCTGTTTGAGGAAGGAGAGAGCCCCATTGGAGGGGGATTCTATCTAAGATTCTGCATAGTTATATTCTGTCACTGCTGTTCTTATCTATTGCCGTAAGTCACCTTTGGtgaaagcatctgccaaatgcATATCCAACAAAATTACATATAACCCAAATACTTTGTCTAAATTCTGTTATTTTACATATTCACATTTGCagtggtcttatttttttctacAGCTATATGACAAAAACATTCAAAGATGTCTCAGCCATCCCATCCACGCATGCTTTCACAAAGCAATACTATTTTAACAGCATAAGCCTGATACATAATGTTACCTTAACCTTAAATAGATTGCAGATTGTCTATTCATAGAACACAAGCCACATATCACCACAtaacttatatttaccattacATGGTCGTGTGAGATATAGACCTATGCATGCGTCTGGTGCAGGTATGTCAACTGTGTTTCACTGTGTCTAAAAAGCTCCCGTTTGTAAAGTACAGATTCACAAAAACTACATTGTCATTGTCTTTACGCGTTACTGAGGCTGATATCTTGATCTTTGGCACTTTTTTGTTAGGGTATTGCAGGGTTTTATTATAATTATGTGCATGTTTTCCTCGCAAAACTAAGACTGGCTGAGACCACTCCACCTAGACGCCCAAAGTTCTTAGTTCGTTGCAACAAGAATAAATAGCAAACATGCGCACCCATATATTCATTATAAACTGTACGATGTGCTCTTTACAGCAGACATAGACTTGTTGGGAAATGTTGTATCGTTACTTATATTCGTTAGAAAAAGTGAGGGGAGAAAACACAAGCGATATCTTCGCCACAGACATGCCCGGAGAGCTCTGTCTGCGGAGTCTAAATGGTtctcatgtttgttttaagACCAGCCCACCAGTTCTACCAGTCATTAATTCTAGGTTTCGTCTCGAGTAGTCTGTGCGTAAAACCTAAACGATACAATGGCAGAAGCTGCTCCAACCCCCGCGGCGGCCCCAGCAAAGGCCCCCAAGAAGAAGGCTCCCCGGCCCAAGAAAACTGGTCCAAGTGTGGGCGAGCTCGTCGTTAAGGCGATCTCTGCCTCCAAAGAGAGGAAAGGGGTTTCTCTGGCTGCACTGAAGAAGGCTTTGGCGGCTGGTGGATACGACGTGGAAAAGAACAACGCTCGTGTCAAGCTGGCCATTAAGAGTCTTGTAACAAAGGGGACTCTGGTCCAGACCAAAGGGACCGGCGCATCTGGCTCTTTCAAGCTGAACAAGGCGAAGGCAGAGCCAAAGAAGAAGCCCGCAAAGAAGGCAGCACCTAAAGCCAAGAAGCCAGCCGCGAAGAAACCCGCAGCGGCAAAGAAACCCAAGAAGGCAGCAGCCAAGAAACCCGTCACACCGAAAAAAGCC from Alosa sapidissima isolate fAloSap1 chromosome 9, fAloSap1.pri, whole genome shotgun sequence includes these protein-coding regions:
- the LOC121719614 gene encoding histone H1-like, whose product is MAEAAPTPAAAPAKAPKKKAPRPKKTGPSVGELVVKAISASKERKGVSLAALKKALAAGGYDVEKNNARVKLAIKSLVTKGTLVQTKGTGASGSFKLNKAKAEPKKKPAKKAAPKAKKPAAKKPAAAKKPKKAAAKKPVTPKKAAKKSPKKAAKKPVTPKKATKSPKKAKKPAAPKKAAKSPKKAKAAKPKAAKPKAAKPKKAAPKKK